In the Mesorhizobium sp. NBSH29 genome, ATAGCGCTCGTTCCACTCCTGACGTGCGGCGATGAAGGGATTGTCGGGTGGGGTATTGGTGGCCATGCTGAGGCTGTTCTCCGCTCACTTGTCCTGAAGGGGTGGCGGAGGCGGGGGCGTTGGAGAGCCCTTCTGCCGCGTCTGGTCGAGCTTGGCGTTTGCCAGGCCGAGCAACGACCCGGCATAGGCGCCGGGCGAGGCGATGGCCTTTTCCTTCGCGGCCGATCCCGCGGCCCATCCGGCATTGCCGATGCCGGACGCCATGCCACGCAGCGCTGCTCCCGCCATCGATGAGCCACCGGCGTGCGCCGAACTTGCGACTGACGCCCCCGTTCGCGCGGCGTTCGCGCCAAGGAACGCGCCACCCGCTGCAAATGTCGCTGCTTGGCCGCCATGGCGGATGGCCTCCATGCCGCCGGCGATCGAGGCGCCTTGCACTACGCCCTGGACGATCGGTGGCACGTACATGGCGATGATGAACACAACCACCGAAATCCCTGCGATAGCCAGCGTGGTGATGAACTGGTCGGACGTCGCGGTCGGCGCCTCCGCAAGGCCGAGCAACACCTCGGAGCCAATGCGCGCGATCATCACCAGCGCCATGAGCTTCATGCCGACCGAAAATGCGTAGATCAGGTAGCGGATCGCAAAATCCTTGGTGAAGGAGGACCCGCCGAGCCCCAGCATGATCATGCCGGCGAGCAGCCCGACATACATCTCGACCATTACGGCAACGAAGATCGCCGCCACCAGGCTGAAGCAGATCACCACGATGACCATGGCGAAGACGGCGGCGATCGCCAGAGCGTTGTCCTCGAATACACCGAACTGCGCCTGCTCCGACATTTTTGAGGCGACGCGGATGCCGGCGTCGAAGATGTTGGCTGGTGAAGCCGAGCCGCCATTGGCGCCGATCTGGAACAGGCTGTCGACCACCGCCTTGGCAAAGCTCGGTCCCTGGTCGAGAATGAAGGCAAAGAGGCCGATGAACATGATCCGCCGCACCAGCTCGGCGAACCATGCGTCGAGCGAGGCTGCCTGGAGCGCGAGCCAGACGGCCGCGATGCCGATCTCGATCCCGGCAAGGATCCAGAACAGGGAGCGCGCCGCGTTCATCACGGTCGTTTCCCACCCCTTGGCCGCTGTCGAAACCTGGCTCTCGAGCGTGGTCAGAACATCACCCTGCTGCGCGAGCGCCGGCGCGCATGCCAGCAGCACGAGCGCGATCGCAATGAAGGTCAGTTCGAGGCCGCGGGAAGGCCGGGTTGTCACCATTTCAGTTTCATCTCCTGCCCGCCGCGCACGTCGCGGTTTGGGTCGCCGCCGATGAAGTCCGCGGCACGCTTCCGCCTTTCGGAATCGTGCGGCGAGAGAGGCGCTACCGCCTCCGATGGCGCGGGATTGGTTTGGGCCGTGATCCAGATCGCAGCGCCGGCGCAAAGGCCGATCGCGCCGATAGTGAGGACGATGATCGTCGATCGGCTCACCAGCGCGGCTCCATGGTCTGGCCTCCCCGCACACCGGGCGGCGTCGCGTTGAAGAACTTTTCGCGCCGAGCCTGGGCAAAATCCTTATCCGCCTGCTCCGACTGGAACCAGGTGCCCATCATCGTCGTCTGCTGCGACACCAGCCCTCGCAGCTTCTGGAATTGCGCCACCTGCTGGGCGGCGATCTCATGCCCGACCTGGAGAGCCTTCATCTGGCCATCGGCTGATTCCGACATCGAGCGCAGCGAACTCATGGTCGACTCTTCGGACGAAAACTGCTCTGCCGTGAGCCCAGCTGCCTTCAAGGTGCCGGCGATCGTATCGCGGTTCGTTGTCGACCAGTCCTGGTAGGTGGACGAGAAGCTCGCCGCGTCGGGCAGTTTGGTCTTGAATTGCGCATAGGACTGAAACCGTTGTTTCAGAACGTCGTCGGCATTGGACATGGAAAACGCGATCCCCTGCCCTTGCGCAGCGATGTCGCGCAGACGGTTGAGGTCGTTCTCCACCTGACCCCAGATATGGCTAGGCAGCTGCATCGTGTTCTGCAGCATGTTCTCGTAGATCCTGATCTGGTTCTGGATCTGCTCCGCCAGCTGCGTGATCTGCGTGACCTGATTGTTGATCTGCTCGGTCGACTTGCCGACCATCGTGATCAGCTCGCCATTGTTGAGGAGCTGCGTCCATTCGGTCGCCTGCCCCGTGACTGCGCCCGACAGGGCTGGCGAGATGTTGAACATGCTGGCGGCGATGGCGGCCGCCGCTGCAGCCTTAGCCGCGGTGAAGGATGGTTTCGGCATCGCCTATTCCTCTC is a window encoding:
- the trbL gene encoding P-type conjugative transfer protein TrbL translates to MVTTRPSRGLELTFIAIALVLLACAPALAQQGDVLTTLESQVSTAAKGWETTVMNAARSLFWILAGIEIGIAAVWLALQAASLDAWFAELVRRIMFIGLFAFILDQGPSFAKAVVDSLFQIGANGGSASPANIFDAGIRVASKMSEQAQFGVFEDNALAIAAVFAMVIVVICFSLVAAIFVAVMVEMYVGLLAGMIMLGLGGSSFTKDFAIRYLIYAFSVGMKLMALVMIARIGSEVLLGLAEAPTATSDQFITTLAIAGISVVVFIIAMYVPPIVQGVVQGASIAGGMEAIRHGGQAATFAAGGAFLGANAARTGASVASSAHAGGSSMAGAALRGMASGIGNAGWAAGSAAKEKAIASPGAYAGSLLGLANAKLDQTRQKGSPTPPPPPPLQDK
- the trbK gene encoding entry exclusion protein TrbK, translated to MSRSTIIVLTIGAIGLCAGAAIWITAQTNPAPSEAVAPLSPHDSERRKRAADFIGGDPNRDVRGGQEMKLKW
- the trbJ gene encoding P-type conjugative transfer protein TrbJ — protein: MPKPSFTAAKAAAAAAIAASMFNISPALSGAVTGQATEWTQLLNNGELITMVGKSTEQINNQVTQITQLAEQIQNQIRIYENMLQNTMQLPSHIWGQVENDLNRLRDIAAQGQGIAFSMSNADDVLKQRFQSYAQFKTKLPDAASFSSTYQDWSTTNRDTIAGTLKAAGLTAEQFSSEESTMSSLRSMSESADGQMKALQVGHEIAAQQVAQFQKLRGLVSQQTTMMGTWFQSEQADKDFAQARREKFFNATPPGVRGGQTMEPRW